TCCCAGGATGAACACTCCACCCGCATTGTATTGCGAGTTGTTGCTCATCGTCATCGTGGTGGTGGAACCTTGGCTTTCGCCCAGATAGGTAACTCCGCCGGAAGTGATCGTGGAGTTGTTCACCGTGACGAACTGCTCGCTCAGGTTGTTGGTATTCCCGTTGGCAAAGCCGGTACTGAAGCCGCCCACGTTCAACGTCGAGTTCGTGACCGTCAGGTTGCTCACCCCGTCGTCGCCGTTGCCACGACCGATGGCGATGAAGTTGCCGATGGTGACCGCCGTATTCGACAGCGAGAGGTCAGCCAGCCCATTGAACACGGTGGACACGTAGAGGCTCCCCGGAATCGAAACGGTCTGGGCTCCGCCACCGGTCAGGATCAGATCCCCTTCCTGAATTTCGGAATCTTGGCCGCCACCTCCGATCACGTTCGCGCCGTTGAAGGACAAGGTCAGGTTTCCTACCCCGGATTTGACCAGCTTGCCGCCGGTGCTGGTGATCGCGCCTTGGAATTCCACGTCGGCCGCCAAGGCAATGCCGCCGGTGCCGGTGATGGAGAAGCCCTGGTCAGTGACTTGTCCGGCGCCGGTGTAGTCAAGCGTGCCACCGGCGAGAACCAGACTGCCCTTGCCCAGCGGCGCCGTCGGACTGGCGGAGCTGGCGAGCTTGGCCACTGACACCGATCCGCCGCTCAAGGTGGTCGTGCCGGTGTAGTCGTTTTCCGTGGCGATCACCACGGTGCCCGAGTTGGTCTTGGTCAAGGTCGTGCTACCCGAGATCTTGCCCGAGCCCGACAAGCCATAGGTGTTGGCGTTGTCGAATCTCACCCCGCTTCCGCCGGGCAGGACGGTGCTGTTCAGCAGCACCTCCGACGTGCCGACCACACGGTCGTCGAAGAGCGCCGGGTCACCGTTCTGGAAGTTCTTGGTCACTTCGGTGTAGTCTTCGAACCAGTCACCATCCGGGGTGACCGCATCGGCCTCCGAGAGCCAGACGCCGTTTCCTTCTCCCTTCCAGTAGGGAGAGTTCACGCGGGTGACGTCGAGGGAGACGAGGTTCGTCCCGTTGTCCACCACGGTGGCGATGACACCGACGGGCACGCTGCCCAGAACGGTATTGAAACTTCCACTGCCGCCTTTCGGTCCCACGTAGGAGATCAAGGGAACAGATCCCACGACGGGAGCCGTATCGACAAGATTGATGGAGACCGGACCCCCGACTGTGAGACCGGTCGTCGCAAGCACCGGGGCGGTAGGCAAGCCCGCGTGGTTTCCAAGGTCGATGTCCAGCGTGGTCGCGGCCGAGGTGCCCAAGGTGGTGTTGGTTGCCACAAGCGAAACGGCAGGACCGGTTTGGGTGATTCCCAAGGTGCCGCCGTTCGCCACCACGTAGTTGCCGCTGCCGGTGGCCGCGGTTGTGACTGCCAGCTTGCCGGCATTCACGGTGTTGGTGCCGGGCAGCGCGTTGGTGCCGGTGAAGGCCAGCGTGCCGGCATTCACGGTATTGTTGCCGTTGAAGGTGGTGGTGCCCGATAGAGTGAGGCTGCCAGCACCCAGCTTGGTGACGCCGCCGCCGGTGCCGCCAATGGTGTGGCCGGTGCTCAGCGTGAAATTATTGGTGTCGATCAACATGCCGCCCGCATTGATCTGCACGGTGTTCACGTCATTGATGAACGCGGCATCGTTCGCCGTGGCGATGATCCGGGAGCCATTGAATTTAATCGTGCCGTTGCCGGAATTCGCCCCGTCGTTTTCGTTGCGTTTGCCGCCGAAACGGTGGGTCCGCACGGTGCCGCCATCCAGATTGAGCGTGGCATTCGGGCTTTCCGGTCCGACCGAGATGTAGGGGCTGCGGTATTCCGGGCCAGCGGGATAGGTGGTGGCACCGGAGATCGTCAGTACCGCGGGGCTCGCGCCACTTCCTTCCCCGACCCACGTGAATCCGCCTTGGATATCCACGAGACCGCCCGTCATGTTCATGGTGGCGGGACCGCTTGAACCCACAATGAACTGGGTGCCGCCACCGGTCTTGGTCCAGGTGCCACCGCTCATGTTGACGGTGCCGGTGCCGCCGGAGCGGCCGATGGCAGTCCAGTTGTTCACATTGATCGAGCCACCGGTCATGTTGAGGGTGCCCCCGGCACCGACACCGGTACCGGTGTTGTTTCCGACGTAGAACTGGTTGTTGACGGTGATCGAGGCGGTGCCGGAGAGATTCAGCGTGCCTTTCGAACCGCCGTTGTTGCCGACGCGGAAGGCGCCGTTGTCATTGCCTCCGACCGTGACGTTGATGATGGCGTTGCCGCCGATGGTTGCCTCGCCAGTGGCACCGTTGGCACCAATGATGAAGCCCGAGCTGTCATTCGCGCCCGCTTTGGTCAGAGTGCCACCGGACATGAACAGCTTGCCATTGCAACCGCCACCGTTGCCGATTTCGCACCATCCGGCGGTGGCGTTGATCGTCCCAGCGTCGATATTGACCCTGCCCGTCGCGCTGTTGGTGGCGACTTGGATACCGGATGCTACCGTCAGCGTGCCGGAGGTATTGATGTTGGCCGTGCCATTGCTGCCGGCTCCATCGCCGATCCGGAACTGGCCTTGGACGTTCATATTACCAGTCCCCGGGCCATACCCCGTGTTGTTGAGGCCGGGGCCTACCACGACACCGGTGTCCGCGAGGTTGTAAACGCCGGTACCGGCACCCAATCCGGCATACAGGAAGTTGCCAGAGCCGGTCGAAGCATCACCGGAAATGTGGTCCAGACGTCCGTTCTTGAGGCTACCGGAACCGATAATGATATCCGTGGGAATCGCCAGGATGGCAGACGGAGGCGCTCCGTTGGCGAGGGTTAGAACCGGCCCCGCAACGATGTTGATCAGCGCGTTCTCGTTGGTCGGGTCAACGCCGGTTCTGACCGGGACCCCGAGAGTCCAGTTCGCGTCGATGTTCCAGTTGGTAGGGCCGGCGGGATCGCCTCCTATCCACTCGCTGTTGACGGCAGCCTGGCTGATGGAGCTGCCAAGTACGGTGCTGCCAGCGAGGAGGCCGGCGAACCAGCGGGCGTTGTAACAAGCCGTGGCTGCCAATGAGACACGGGTGATCGGGGTTGGGGTCGGGTTTTTCATTGGGTTAGAGAAGAGAGGGTTGCAGATATGTACACGCCTATCCCATGTGTATGGGTTTACCGTTTGATCGGCCAACGCGAGTTGACTTCCTTGGAAAGGTCCATGGATCGTCGGTTTGGGTTCTTGGGTCTTGGGTTCTTCCGGAACGAGCGTTGCTTCGCTCATTCAGGTAAATTTGGAATACCAAATCCGTTTTCTATTGAAACAAAATTCTTTGGCATCCAAGCCCAATCGCAAATAAATCCTAACAATTCATTTACTATTCGTGAGTTACGACTATAATCCGGCCTTTCCAGCCGGTTTTATGGACCCAGGTTCGCGGATCCCGAGTTCTTCGATTCGTGAAGAGGGCTTCAAAAGATAAGCGTGTTTTTGAATAAGTCCACATTTGCCTGTTCGAGCGCCAAACGGGTTTTCGGGGACCATCAGGTAGTTACTAGATTGTATTTTTACGCCACCTTTCCCGTTTTCGATGGTTGTCATACAGACGGGCCGTTTCGCACGAAACGAAGAGCTTCTGACCGCCGCCAACCATGCGGACGAATCCACGGAGATTCGCGTCGGATCCGCTTGCTCGGAAAACCGCGCTCAAAGCCGAGGCCGAAGAGCACGGGCAAAAAGAAAGCCGCGCCCGCCAAAAGTGGCGGACGCGGCTGAGTGGATACGAGGGCCCTTACGGGTGGGTCGCTACGGCTTGGAGGAAGCCCCTCCCCCCCAGACCTTCCGAAGCATTGAGCCGGAAGGTGTGGAGTTCGTAAGCCGGATCCCCGGACGCCGTCATCAAGACGTGAGTCACCCCGCTGGTGAAGCTCGTCAGATTGAGCGAACCGCGAATCGTGTAAGTCACCCCCCCCACCACGGCGAGCTGGCTGCCAT
The genomic region above belongs to Luteolibacter arcticus and contains:
- a CDS encoding beta strand repeat-containing protein → MKNPTPTPITRVSLAATACYNARWFAGLLAGSTVLGSSISQAAVNSEWIGGDPAGPTNWNIDANWTLGVPVRTGVDPTNENALINIVAGPVLTLANGAPPSAILAIPTDIIIGSGSLKNGRLDHISGDASTGSGNFLYAGLGAGTGVYNLADTGVVVGPGLNNTGYGPGTGNMNVQGQFRIGDGAGSNGTANINTSGTLTVASGIQVATNSATGRVNIDAGTINATAGWCEIGNGGGCNGKLFMSGGTLTKAGANDSSGFIIGANGATGEATIGGNAIINVTVGGNDNGAFRVGNNGGSKGTLNLSGTASITVNNQFYVGNNTGTGVGAGGTLNMTGGSINVNNWTAIGRSGGTGTVNMSGGTWTKTGGGTQFIVGSSGPATMNMTGGLVDIQGGFTWVGEGSGASPAVLTISGATTYPAGPEYRSPYISVGPESPNATLNLDGGTVRTHRFGGKRNENDGANSGNGTIKFNGSRIIATANDAAFINDVNTVQINAGGMLIDTNNFTLSTGHTIGGTGGGVTKLGAGSLTLSGTTTFNGNNTVNAGTLAFTGTNALPGTNTVNAGKLAVTTAATGSGNYVVANGGTLGITQTGPAVSLVATNTTLGTSAATTLDIDLGNHAGLPTAPVLATTGLTVGGPVSINLVDTAPVVGSVPLISYVGPKGGSGSFNTVLGSVPVGVIATVVDNGTNLVSLDVTRVNSPYWKGEGNGVWLSEADAVTPDGDWFEDYTEVTKNFQNGDPALFDDRVVGTSEVLLNSTVLPGGSGVRFDNANTYGLSGSGKISGSTTLTKTNSGTVVIATENDYTGTTTLSGGSVSVAKLASSASPTAPLGKGSLVLAGGTLDYTGAGQVTDQGFSITGTGGIALAADVEFQGAITSTGGKLVKSGVGNLTLSFNGANVIGGGGQDSEIQEGDLILTGGGAQTVSIPGSLYVSTVFNGLADLSLSNTAVTIGNFIAIGRGNGDDGVSNLTVTNSTLNVGGFSTGFANGNTNNLSEQFVTVNNSTITSGGVTYLGESQGSTTTMTMSNNSQYNAGGVFILGRLGSTSTGNLTLSDSSKVIKTAGAGSHVAIGGEGAGTLTMNGTSQFTTPGGDFNVGDVGSAVGLLDINADATVTLASNVFIGKNSSKGTIDMSGTSNMSTTGFTQVSGGGATSEGTLTVAGSAEYLSTNQFLVGFGAASKGFVTVDGSGKIQVNSFVSVGFNGTGTMTVKGDGSFANNDDFSVNENGDAPVTVTVQDTGSLTVGGNLYVGRNGGRVGTLTVSGTGGEVNQTNAAAAFNVGQSGNGTLNIQGSATVTAASNNGVVLGQIGDGTGTVNLDGGTLTAKRIFGNAGNSTFNFNGGLLRAATGATPAFMSGVDNSFVKAGGALIDSNGEAVTISVPLLTDPVSTGGGLTKSGAGTLVLSGANTYTGTTTVTAGTLSLSTATLANTSVVDVSATGSAILNLNFAGSDVVAGFSIDGVPQATGTWGAPGSGATNVTARITGTGILNVGGVDSFADWIDDFAVGGLTGKTDDFDKDGLTNLEEFALDGNPSTGASTGKVRSRIELVGAEQALVITLPVRVGATFDNTPGPGADATVVADDVVYLIRGSNDLLSYNQIVTEIPVSAANPTMPALSDPSKWEYRTFRLSGVVPARGPRGFLDIEIQDAP